The following are from one region of the Centropristis striata isolate RG_2023a ecotype Rhode Island chromosome 19, C.striata_1.0, whole genome shotgun sequence genome:
- the naa25 gene encoding N-alpha-acetyltransferase 25, NatB auxiliary subunit isoform X2, with amino-acid sequence MALYKIVPKNPYYFWSVMSLVMQAISAQDEKLAQTMFLPLAERMVEKMVKEEKIEAEAEVQLYFMILERLGKCVEALEVIRGPLGEKLTSELQSRENKCMMLYQRLQRWPECNSLAHKLLLKNPDDWQFYPSYFDSLFHLIDQSWSPPEEGEHCSEGLVHHTVAEVVRFVEERIKGEDGKDSRSLRGPYLARLELIHRLRERGCPEESLLGEPLELMVQFFGKFGDKPCCITDLKIYLHLLAPEQHVQFINRLSEAVPLGEQGDEGFAFPEDTKALQRHLCVCQLSRALGLHHALDTDGKLRLITELKAHYRHGLKFGMNALKTELQFSDMYCLMAAHVFIDLWKETGDENMVWQSLGVLQEGLSHSPSNAQFKLLLLLVFCHLGAFEPVVDLYSSLDAKHVQHDTIGFLLTRYAESLGQFAAASQSCNFSLRFFHSNQKDTSEYIIQAYKYGAFEKIPEFIALRNRLNQSLHFAQVRTERMLLDLFLEADIVLSLEESVKAMSLSPEEDDIPWDNMRDNRDLTVFTSWDPKERQLTDEHQRRSLEEESVWLRLRSLTLRLLASLAALGHTPSQQNSEMANENGVGDKTSILSSLLSQLNQTLQTAAQIAEKHIQYPFLGPPSTRLAAALSSGSCQCQAAALQLSVQLQELETVGLDESSELQTQICNSFKSLVVQLQEILNKCKGDLLEMKEGKLKTRPSLLENLIFFVETVCIVFWMASHCAKILRPLKTSLQKKKKKKKDANTALPAVVCGFQELTGSLQDLLTQALEFIKGQETGITAFKLAGLSLEGNTQEEESFTKTAMDKVQSSYLRSLQEVGDLLKKRAETIKNLKI; translated from the exons ATGGCCTTGTATAAAATTGTCCCCAAGAACCCGTATTACTTCTGGTCTGTCATGAGTCTGGTGATGCAG GCCATCTCAGCACAAGATGAAAAACTGGCCCAAACCATGTTTCTGCCTCTGGCAGAACGGATGGTGGAGAAAAtggtgaaggaggagaagaTAGAGGCAGAAGCAGAG gTGCAGCTGTATTTTATGATCCTGGAGCGCCTGGGAAAGTGTGTGGAGGCTCTCGAGGTGATCCGGGGCCCACTTGGGG AGAAGCTGACCAGTGAGCTGCAGAGCAGAGAAAACAAGTGTATGATGCTCTACCAGAGACTACAGCGCTGGCCAGAGTGTAACTCCCTCGCCCACAAGCTGCTACTCAAAAA TCCTGATGACTGGCAGTTCTATCCTTCCTACTTCGACTCTCTCTTCCACCTGATTGATCAGTCGTGGAGTCCTCCAGAAGAAGGAGAACA ctgTTCGGAGGGTTTGGTACATCACACTGTGGCTGAGGTGGTGAGGTTCGTGGAGGAGAGGATTAAAGGAGAGGACGGCAAAGACTCTCGCTCGCTCAGAGGACCCTATTTAGCTCGTCTTGAATTAATACACAGACTGAGGGAACGAGGCTGTCCTGAAGAAAGCCTGCTAG GTGAGCCTTTAGAGCTCATGGTGCAGTTCTTTGGGAAGTTTGGAGACAAACCCTGCTGCATCACCGACCTAAAAATATACCTCCACCTGCTCGCTCCTGAACAACACGTGCAG TTCATTAACCGTCTGAGTGAAGCGGTCCCACTCGGGGAGCAGGGAGACGAGGGGTTTGCTTTTCCAGAGGACACCAAAGCGCTGCAgaggcatctgtgtgtgtgtcagctgagTCGAGCGCTCGGGCTGCATCACGCTCTCGACACGGACGGGAAGCTCCGGCTCATCACGGAGCTCAAAGCTCACTATCGTCACGGACTCAAGTTTG GAATGAACGCTCTGAAGACGGAGCTGCAGTTCTCCGATATGTATTGTCTCATGGCAGCTCATGTATTCATCGACTTATGGAAGGAGACGG GGGATGAGAACATGGTGTGGCAGAGTCTGGGGGTCCTTCAGGAAGGTCTGTCTCACAGTCCCTCCAACGCCCAGttcaagctgctgctgctgctcgtcTTCTGTCACCTGGGAGCCTTCGAGCCTGTAGTGGACCTCTACTCCAGCCTGGACGCCAAGCATGTACAGCACGACACCATAGG gTTTCTGTTAACACGTTATGCTGAGTCATTGGGTCAGTTCGCTGCAGCCTCCCAGTCCTGTAATTTCTCCCTCAGGTTTTTCCACTCTAACCAGAAAGAT ACCTCAGAGTATATCATCCAGGCTTATAAATATGGAGCATTTGAGAAAATCCCAGAGTTCATTGCTCTAAGGAACAGGTTGAACCAATCGCTGCACTTCGCCCAGGTCCGCACGGAGAGGATGCTGCTCGACCTGTTCCTCGAGGCTGATAT TGTGTTGAGTCTGGAGGAGAGTGTGAAGGCCATGTCTTTGTCTCCAGAGGAGGACGACATCCCCTGGGACAATATGAGGGACAACAGAGACctcactgtttttaccagcTGGGACCCAAAAGAGAG ACAGCTTACTGACGAGCATCAGCGTCGTTCTCTAGAGGAAGAGTCGGTCTGGCTGAGGTTACGCTCTCTAACGCTTCGCCTCCTCGCCTCTCTGGCCGCGCTGGGACACACGCCGTCGCAGCAGAACTCTGAGATGGCCAACGAGAACGGCGTGGGAGACAAGACGTCGATCCTCAGCAGCCTGCTCTCACAGCTCAACCAGACGCTGCAGACCGCCGCTCAGATAGCAGAGAAACACATACAG TATCCATTCCTGGGCCCCCCCTCCACCCGGCTGGCTGCAGCTCTGTCCAGCGGGAGCTGTCAGTGCCAGGCTGCAGCCCTCCAGCTGTCTGTGCAGCTCCAGGAGCTGGAGACTGTCGGACTGG ATGAGTCGTCTGAGCTTCAAACCCAGATCTGTAACAGTTTCAAATCATTAGTAGTTCAGCTTCAAG AAATTCTGAATAAATGCAAAGGGGATTTATTGGAAATGAAAGAGGGCAAATTAAAAACCAGACCCTCCTTATTAGAAAACCTAATCTTCTTTGTTGAG ACGGTCTGCATAGTCTTTTGGATGGCTAGTCACTGTGCCAAGATCCTCCGACCACTCAAGACCAGTctacagaagaaaaagaaaaagaaaaaggacgcAAACACAGCTCTG CCAGCGGTGGTGTGTGGGTTCCAGGAGCTGACGGGGAGCTTGCAGGACCTGCTTACCCAGGCTTTGGAGTTTATAAAGGGGCAAGAAACTGGCATCACGGCCTTTAAACTGGCCGGTTTAAGCTTGGAAGGAAACACACAG gaggAAGAGTCGTTTACGAAGACTGCTATGGACAAGGTGCAGAGCAGCTACCTGCGCTCACTACAGGAGGTGGGAGATCTGCTCAAGAAGAGAGCGGAAACTATAAAGAACCTCAAGATCTGA
- the naa25 gene encoding N-alpha-acetyltransferase 25, NatB auxiliary subunit isoform X1, with amino-acid sequence MAARGHVQDPNDRRLRPIYDYLDNGNNKMAIQQADKLLKKHKDLHCAKVLKAIGLQRTGKQDEAFSLAQEVATLEPTDDNSLQALTILYREMHRPELVTKLYEAAVKKVPLSEEYHSHLFMAYARVGEYKKMQQAGMALYKIVPKNPYYFWSVMSLVMQAISAQDEKLAQTMFLPLAERMVEKMVKEEKIEAEAEVQLYFMILERLGKCVEALEVIRGPLGEKLTSELQSRENKCMMLYQRLQRWPECNSLAHKLLLKNPDDWQFYPSYFDSLFHLIDQSWSPPEEGEHCSEGLVHHTVAEVVRFVEERIKGEDGKDSRSLRGPYLARLELIHRLRERGCPEESLLGEPLELMVQFFGKFGDKPCCITDLKIYLHLLAPEQHVQFINRLSEAVPLGEQGDEGFAFPEDTKALQRHLCVCQLSRALGLHHALDTDGKLRLITELKAHYRHGLKFGMNALKTELQFSDMYCLMAAHVFIDLWKETGDENMVWQSLGVLQEGLSHSPSNAQFKLLLLLVFCHLGAFEPVVDLYSSLDAKHVQHDTIGFLLTRYAESLGQFAAASQSCNFSLRFFHSNQKDTSEYIIQAYKYGAFEKIPEFIALRNRLNQSLHFAQVRTERMLLDLFLEADIVLSLEESVKAMSLSPEEDDIPWDNMRDNRDLTVFTSWDPKERQLTDEHQRRSLEEESVWLRLRSLTLRLLASLAALGHTPSQQNSEMANENGVGDKTSILSSLLSQLNQTLQTAAQIAEKHIQYPFLGPPSTRLAAALSSGSCQCQAAALQLSVQLQELETVGLDESSELQTQICNSFKSLVVQLQEILNKCKGDLLEMKEGKLKTRPSLLENLIFFVETVCIVFWMASHCAKILRPLKTSLQKKKKKKKDANTALPAVVCGFQELTGSLQDLLTQALEFIKGQETGITAFKLAGLSLEGNTQEEESFTKTAMDKVQSSYLRSLQEVGDLLKKRAETIKNLKI; translated from the exons ATGGCGGCGAGAGGCCATGTGCAGGATCCTAACGACAGGAGGCTCAGACCCATTTACG ATTACCTTGATAATGGCAACAATAAAATGGCGATACAGCAGGCGGATAAACTGCTGAAGAAACACAAGGACCTGCACTGTGCCAAG gtcCTAAAGGCTATTGGCCTTCAGAGGACTGGAAAGCAGGATGAAGCTTTCTCTTTGGCGCAGGAAGTGGCCACTCTCGAGCCCACTGACGACAACTCACTACAAGCTCTGACTATTCTCTACCGGGAGATGCATCGCC CGGAGTTGGTCACCAAGCTGTATGAAGCTGCAGTGAAGAAGGTTCCTCTCAGCGAGGAGTATCACTCTCACCTCTTTATGGCGTACGCTCGCGTGGGCGAGTACAAGAAGATGCAGCAG GCAGGAATGGCCTTGTATAAAATTGTCCCCAAGAACCCGTATTACTTCTGGTCTGTCATGAGTCTGGTGATGCAG GCCATCTCAGCACAAGATGAAAAACTGGCCCAAACCATGTTTCTGCCTCTGGCAGAACGGATGGTGGAGAAAAtggtgaaggaggagaagaTAGAGGCAGAAGCAGAG gTGCAGCTGTATTTTATGATCCTGGAGCGCCTGGGAAAGTGTGTGGAGGCTCTCGAGGTGATCCGGGGCCCACTTGGGG AGAAGCTGACCAGTGAGCTGCAGAGCAGAGAAAACAAGTGTATGATGCTCTACCAGAGACTACAGCGCTGGCCAGAGTGTAACTCCCTCGCCCACAAGCTGCTACTCAAAAA TCCTGATGACTGGCAGTTCTATCCTTCCTACTTCGACTCTCTCTTCCACCTGATTGATCAGTCGTGGAGTCCTCCAGAAGAAGGAGAACA ctgTTCGGAGGGTTTGGTACATCACACTGTGGCTGAGGTGGTGAGGTTCGTGGAGGAGAGGATTAAAGGAGAGGACGGCAAAGACTCTCGCTCGCTCAGAGGACCCTATTTAGCTCGTCTTGAATTAATACACAGACTGAGGGAACGAGGCTGTCCTGAAGAAAGCCTGCTAG GTGAGCCTTTAGAGCTCATGGTGCAGTTCTTTGGGAAGTTTGGAGACAAACCCTGCTGCATCACCGACCTAAAAATATACCTCCACCTGCTCGCTCCTGAACAACACGTGCAG TTCATTAACCGTCTGAGTGAAGCGGTCCCACTCGGGGAGCAGGGAGACGAGGGGTTTGCTTTTCCAGAGGACACCAAAGCGCTGCAgaggcatctgtgtgtgtgtcagctgagTCGAGCGCTCGGGCTGCATCACGCTCTCGACACGGACGGGAAGCTCCGGCTCATCACGGAGCTCAAAGCTCACTATCGTCACGGACTCAAGTTTG GAATGAACGCTCTGAAGACGGAGCTGCAGTTCTCCGATATGTATTGTCTCATGGCAGCTCATGTATTCATCGACTTATGGAAGGAGACGG GGGATGAGAACATGGTGTGGCAGAGTCTGGGGGTCCTTCAGGAAGGTCTGTCTCACAGTCCCTCCAACGCCCAGttcaagctgctgctgctgctcgtcTTCTGTCACCTGGGAGCCTTCGAGCCTGTAGTGGACCTCTACTCCAGCCTGGACGCCAAGCATGTACAGCACGACACCATAGG gTTTCTGTTAACACGTTATGCTGAGTCATTGGGTCAGTTCGCTGCAGCCTCCCAGTCCTGTAATTTCTCCCTCAGGTTTTTCCACTCTAACCAGAAAGAT ACCTCAGAGTATATCATCCAGGCTTATAAATATGGAGCATTTGAGAAAATCCCAGAGTTCATTGCTCTAAGGAACAGGTTGAACCAATCGCTGCACTTCGCCCAGGTCCGCACGGAGAGGATGCTGCTCGACCTGTTCCTCGAGGCTGATAT TGTGTTGAGTCTGGAGGAGAGTGTGAAGGCCATGTCTTTGTCTCCAGAGGAGGACGACATCCCCTGGGACAATATGAGGGACAACAGAGACctcactgtttttaccagcTGGGACCCAAAAGAGAG ACAGCTTACTGACGAGCATCAGCGTCGTTCTCTAGAGGAAGAGTCGGTCTGGCTGAGGTTACGCTCTCTAACGCTTCGCCTCCTCGCCTCTCTGGCCGCGCTGGGACACACGCCGTCGCAGCAGAACTCTGAGATGGCCAACGAGAACGGCGTGGGAGACAAGACGTCGATCCTCAGCAGCCTGCTCTCACAGCTCAACCAGACGCTGCAGACCGCCGCTCAGATAGCAGAGAAACACATACAG TATCCATTCCTGGGCCCCCCCTCCACCCGGCTGGCTGCAGCTCTGTCCAGCGGGAGCTGTCAGTGCCAGGCTGCAGCCCTCCAGCTGTCTGTGCAGCTCCAGGAGCTGGAGACTGTCGGACTGG ATGAGTCGTCTGAGCTTCAAACCCAGATCTGTAACAGTTTCAAATCATTAGTAGTTCAGCTTCAAG AAATTCTGAATAAATGCAAAGGGGATTTATTGGAAATGAAAGAGGGCAAATTAAAAACCAGACCCTCCTTATTAGAAAACCTAATCTTCTTTGTTGAG ACGGTCTGCATAGTCTTTTGGATGGCTAGTCACTGTGCCAAGATCCTCCGACCACTCAAGACCAGTctacagaagaaaaagaaaaagaaaaaggacgcAAACACAGCTCTG CCAGCGGTGGTGTGTGGGTTCCAGGAGCTGACGGGGAGCTTGCAGGACCTGCTTACCCAGGCTTTGGAGTTTATAAAGGGGCAAGAAACTGGCATCACGGCCTTTAAACTGGCCGGTTTAAGCTTGGAAGGAAACACACAG gaggAAGAGTCGTTTACGAAGACTGCTATGGACAAGGTGCAGAGCAGCTACCTGCGCTCACTACAGGAGGTGGGAGATCTGCTCAAGAAGAGAGCGGAAACTATAAAGAACCTCAAGATCTGA